Proteins encoded by one window of Streptomyces clavuligerus:
- a CDS encoding ATP-binding protein — translation MNPALIGRDHPSGVLRTEVGRVLTSHGGLVLVTGEAGIGKTTLVTGAADEARRGGALVLGASCWDSDSAPGHWPWVQVIRGLRRAIGEREWAETDRASGGRLAVLLGEGPAGPAPGGPGGPGGPVHSGPVQSRPAHSGSAHSGPGHGAPGQGVPGREGAAPRDGAESFAFYDAVTTALVTASQQRPLVIFLDDLHWADPASLKLLEFAAQHAWFERLLLIGTYRDVEVETADHPLRPLILALTARAGSTLTLTGLGRDEVGALIALTGGVEPDPDLVDEVYRHTGGNPFFVEQTVRIWRGGSPVTTVAPGVREAVRRRLALLPPGVGPLLETASVLGRAFHRQVLAAAAGTPVPHAERLLEGAVAARLVTVGEGGTFSFVHDLVRETLYGSLDEGRRRALHAAVVRALDDVPALRERIFPADLARHAHLAGEELERGRRVDLLIAAARDAAGRLAGEEAQSHFRRAMEAAGDDRHRAVLICLDLAGTLWHVGDNDGSWQAFEQALELARQTRDPALLAQVAIRLHQHDRGATQTDRSVALLRDAYRSLISGSGEDISGLSPQRMALDLAERTTELARDGHDDETLAFSLWAHHDAIWGLGTAAERMDLTAEIVAVARRTGNLLLELHCTSMRWVTLLELGDPRYTEQLRSFAAQAGQVGLRSHELSVLIDTALVAAFQGRFDEASELLRRATDGEVRGEIPDVPYSFVHAHMLWTLALLRGRYDEAHAMLERLEELAHPFPALLIAVTAVESGDLDLALDQARELPDSLPRVFEPLALRLRAQLAAASGDRELIDASLAALAPYAGQWVVSMYGCDIGGPVDLWLGLLHRARGDREAAVAALKAADTSARRLRSRPWSVRVRAELLAVLGPEADAALAAEVREEAERLGMSRLLDRRAPAPPVPPPPAPVRPEPSERPAFHREGAVWSLSFDGRAVHMPDAKGLRDLRTLLARPGDELSAVSLLDPGGGAAVVAARSLGGDPVLDDEARAQYRRRLEHLDEELDRAAERGDERRVTEFTRERAALLDELRTAAGLGGRPRRLGDETERARKTVTARIRDTFRKLDRLHPELAAHLRTSVTTGTHCAYRPRTPIAWRL, via the coding sequence ATGAACCCTGCACTCATCGGGCGCGATCACCCCTCGGGCGTCCTCCGGACGGAGGTCGGCCGGGTCCTGACGAGCCACGGGGGGCTGGTGCTCGTCACGGGCGAGGCGGGTATCGGCAAGACGACGCTGGTCACCGGCGCGGCGGACGAGGCCAGACGCGGCGGGGCGCTGGTGCTCGGCGCCTCCTGCTGGGACTCGGACAGCGCGCCCGGCCACTGGCCGTGGGTGCAGGTGATCCGGGGACTGCGGCGCGCGATCGGCGAACGGGAGTGGGCGGAGACGGACCGGGCCTCGGGCGGACGGCTCGCGGTCCTGCTGGGCGAGGGCCCGGCGGGGCCCGCGCCGGGCGGCCCCGGCGGCCCTGGCGGACCCGTGCACTCCGGACCCGTGCAGTCCAGGCCCGCGCACTCCGGGTCCGCGCACTCCGGGCCCGGTCACGGTGCCCCCGGGCAGGGTGTCCCCGGCCGGGAGGGGGCGGCGCCCCGGGACGGCGCCGAGAGCTTCGCGTTCTATGACGCCGTGACGACGGCCCTGGTCACCGCCTCGCAGCAACGGCCCCTGGTGATCTTCCTCGACGATCTGCACTGGGCCGACCCGGCCTCGCTCAAGCTGCTGGAATTCGCCGCCCAGCACGCCTGGTTCGAGCGGCTGCTGCTGATCGGGACCTATCGGGACGTGGAGGTGGAGACGGCCGACCACCCGCTGCGCCCGCTGATCCTGGCACTGACGGCGCGCGCCGGGTCCACCCTCACCCTGACCGGCCTCGGCCGGGACGAGGTGGGCGCGCTGATCGCGCTGACCGGGGGTGTCGAGCCCGACCCCGACCTGGTGGACGAGGTGTACCGGCACACCGGCGGCAACCCCTTCTTCGTGGAGCAGACCGTCCGCATATGGCGCGGCGGCAGCCCGGTGACCACGGTGGCCCCGGGGGTGCGGGAGGCCGTGCGGCGGCGGCTGGCGCTGCTGCCGCCCGGGGTCGGCCCGCTCCTGGAGACGGCGTCGGTGCTGGGCCGCGCGTTCCACCGGCAGGTGCTCGCGGCGGCGGCCGGTACACCCGTCCCGCACGCGGAGCGCCTGCTCGAAGGGGCGGTGGCGGCCCGGCTGGTCACCGTCGGCGAGGGCGGGACCTTCTCGTTCGTGCACGACCTGGTCCGGGAGACGCTGTACGGGTCCCTGGACGAGGGGCGGCGCCGGGCCCTGCACGCGGCCGTGGTGCGCGCCCTGGACGACGTCCCGGCGCTGCGCGAGCGGATCTTCCCCGCCGATCTGGCCCGCCACGCCCACCTGGCCGGGGAGGAGCTGGAACGGGGGCGCCGGGTCGATCTGCTGATCGCCGCCGCGCGGGACGCGGCCGGGCGGCTCGCGGGCGAGGAGGCGCAGAGCCACTTCCGGCGGGCCATGGAGGCCGCCGGGGACGACCGGCACCGCGCCGTGCTGATCTGCCTCGACCTCGCGGGCACCCTCTGGCACGTGGGCGACAACGACGGCTCGTGGCAGGCGTTCGAGCAGGCCCTGGAGCTGGCCCGGCAGACCCGTGACCCGGCGCTGCTCGCGCAGGTGGCGATCCGGCTGCACCAGCACGACCGCGGCGCGACGCAGACGGACCGGAGCGTCGCGCTGCTGCGGGACGCGTACCGCAGCCTGATCAGCGGCAGCGGCGAGGACATCAGCGGGCTGAGCCCCCAGCGGATGGCGCTGGACCTGGCGGAGCGGACCACGGAGCTGGCGCGCGACGGCCACGACGACGAGACGCTGGCGTTCTCGCTCTGGGCGCACCACGACGCCATCTGGGGGCTGGGCACGGCGGCGGAGCGCATGGACCTCACCGCCGAGATCGTCGCCGTGGCCCGGCGCACCGGCAATCTCCTGCTGGAGCTGCACTGCACCAGCATGCGCTGGGTCACCCTGCTGGAGCTGGGGGACCCGCGCTACACCGAGCAGTTGCGCTCCTTCGCGGCGCAGGCCGGGCAGGTGGGGCTGCGCAGCCATGAGCTGTCCGTCCTCATCGACACCGCGCTGGTGGCCGCGTTCCAGGGCCGGTTCGACGAGGCGTCCGAGCTGCTGCGGCGGGCGACGGACGGGGAGGTCCGGGGGGAGATCCCGGATGTGCCGTACTCGTTCGTCCACGCCCACATGCTGTGGACGCTGGCGCTGCTGCGGGGCCGGTACGACGAGGCCCACGCGATGCTGGAGCGCCTTGAGGAGCTGGCGCACCCCTTCCCGGCGCTGCTGATCGCGGTGACGGCGGTCGAGAGCGGCGATCTCGACCTGGCCCTGGACCAGGCGCGGGAGCTGCCGGACTCCCTGCCCCGGGTCTTCGAGCCGCTGGCGCTGCGGCTGCGCGCCCAGCTCGCGGCGGCCTCGGGGGACCGGGAGCTGATCGACGCGTCACTCGCCGCGCTGGCCCCGTACGCCGGGCAGTGGGTCGTCTCGATGTACGGCTGCGACATCGGCGGGCCCGTCGATCTCTGGCTGGGGCTGCTGCACCGGGCGCGGGGCGACCGGGAGGCGGCGGTGGCCGCGCTGAAGGCGGCCGACACCTCGGCCCGGCGGCTGCGCTCCCGGCCCTGGTCGGTGCGGGTCCGCGCCGAACTGCTCGCCGTGCTCGGCCCGGAGGCGGATGCCGCCCTGGCGGCGGAGGTGCGGGAGGAGGCGGAGCGGCTGGGCATGTCCCGGCTCCTGGACCGCCGCGCGCCCGCGCCCCCCGTTCCTCCCCCGCCCGCCCCTGTGCGGCCGGAGCCGTCCGAGCGGCCCGCCTTCCACCGCGAGGGGGCGGTGTGGTCGCTCTCCTTCGACGGGCGGGCCGTCCATATGCCCGACGCGAAAGGGCTGCGGGATCTGCGCACCCTGCTCGCCCGCCCCGGTGACGAGCTGTCCGCCGTGTCCCTGCTCGACCCCGGGGGCGGCGCCGCCGTGGTGGCCGCCCGGAGTCTCGGCGGCGATCCGGTCCTCGACGACGAGGCCCGCGCCCAGTACCGCCGCCGGCTGGAACACCTGGACGAGGAGCTGGACCGCGCCGCCGAACGGGGCGACGAGCGCCGTGTCACCGAGTTCACCCGCGAACGGGCCGCGCTGCTGGACGAGTTGCGCACGGCGGCGGGCCTCGGTGGCCGCCCCCGCCGCCTGGGCGACGAGACCGAACGCGCCCGCAAGACGGTCACCGCCCGTATCCGCGACACCTTCCGCAAACTCGACCGCCTCCACCCCGAACTCGCCGCCCACCTCCGCACCTCGGTCACCACGGGCACCCACTGCGCCTACCGACCGCGCACCCCGATCGCCTGGCGACTCTGA
- a CDS encoding FMN reductase, giving the protein MSTFTNPDTITGGAGGVSAGGTGGGGTFTLVAVSAGLSVPSSTRLLADRLAEAVRGPLAERGTEVEVKVVELRELAVPIANHLVTGFPPPQLDEAIRAVTEADGLIAVTPVFTASYSGLFKSFFDLIDPDALSGKPVLIGATGGTARHSLVLEHALRPLFAYLRAVVVPTAVYAASEDWGGSGDPLTDTLPVRIERAGAQLARLMETGTAERRASDGVPVLSFPV; this is encoded by the coding sequence ATGAGCACGTTCACGAACCCGGACACGATCACCGGTGGCGCGGGCGGCGTGAGCGCGGGCGGCACCGGGGGCGGGGGCACGTTCACGCTGGTGGCGGTCTCCGCCGGGCTGAGCGTCCCCTCGTCCACCCGGCTGCTGGCCGACCGGCTGGCCGAGGCCGTGCGCGGCCCGCTCGCCGAGCGCGGCACCGAGGTCGAGGTGAAGGTCGTGGAGTTGCGGGAACTGGCGGTGCCCATCGCCAACCACCTGGTGACGGGCTTCCCCCCGCCGCAGCTCGACGAGGCGATCCGGGCGGTCACCGAGGCCGACGGGCTGATCGCGGTCACCCCGGTGTTCACCGCCTCGTACAGCGGGTTGTTCAAGTCCTTCTTCGATCTGATCGACCCGGACGCGCTCAGCGGAAAGCCGGTGCTCATCGGGGCGACCGGCGGCACCGCCCGGCACTCGCTGGTGCTGGAGCACGCGCTCCGTCCGCTCTTCGCCTATCTGCGGGCGGTGGTCGTCCCGACGGCCGTGTACGCGGCGTCGGAGGACTGGGGCGGCTCGGGCGATCCGCTCACCGACACCCTGCCGGTGCGGATCGAACGGGCGGGCGCGCAGCTCGCGCGGCTGATGGAGACGGGGACGGCGGAGCGCCGGGCGTCCGACGGGGTGCCCGTGCTGTCCTTCCCCGTCTGA
- a CDS encoding ABC transporter permease — MSTATTMAQPVQETDDPARNAPRTGELSALLVGREQPPAPSALSASVTFGWRAMLKIKHVPEQLFDVTAFPIMLVVMYTYLFGGALAGSTTEYIQFLLPGILTMSIVMITMYTGISVNTDIEKGVFDRFRTLPIWRPAPMVGYLLGDVVRYLLASVVMLTVGMIIGYRPGGGPVGLLLGVGLLVVFSFSFSWIWTMFGLLLRTEKSVMGVSMMVIFPLTFLSNVFVDPKTMPGWLQAFVNNSPVTHVATAVRELMAGEWPAADIAWTLGWSAFFLVVFGALTMRLYNRK, encoded by the coding sequence ATGAGCACCGCGACGACCATGGCGCAGCCCGTCCAGGAGACCGACGACCCCGCCCGGAACGCTCCCCGGACGGGCGAGCTGTCCGCGCTGCTCGTGGGGAGGGAACAGCCGCCCGCGCCGAGCGCGCTCTCCGCGTCCGTCACCTTCGGCTGGCGCGCCATGCTGAAGATCAAGCATGTGCCGGAGCAGCTCTTCGATGTGACGGCCTTCCCGATCATGCTGGTGGTGATGTACACCTACCTCTTCGGAGGGGCGCTGGCCGGATCGACCACGGAGTACATCCAGTTCCTGCTGCCCGGCATCCTGACCATGAGCATTGTGATGATCACGATGTACACGGGCATATCGGTCAACACCGATATCGAGAAGGGTGTCTTCGACCGCTTCCGCACCCTGCCGATCTGGCGGCCCGCCCCGATGGTGGGCTATCTCCTCGGCGATGTGGTCCGGTATCTGCTGGCCTCCGTGGTGATGCTGACCGTCGGCATGATCATCGGCTACCGTCCGGGCGGCGGTCCGGTGGGCCTGCTGCTCGGGGTCGGGCTCCTGGTGGTGTTCTCGTTCTCCTTCTCCTGGATCTGGACGATGTTCGGCCTGCTGCTGCGGACCGAGAAGTCGGTGATGGGGGTGAGCATGATGGTGATCTTCCCGCTGACCTTCCTCAGCAATGTCTTCGTCGACCCGAAGACCATGCCCGGCTGGCTCCAGGCGTTCGTCAACAACAGCCCGGTCACCCATGTCGCCACGGCGGTGCGGGAGCTGATGGCGGGCGAGTGGCCCGCGGCGGACATCGCCTGGACGCTGGGGTGGTCCGCGTTCTTCCTGGTGGTGTTCGGCGCGCTGACGATGCGTCTGTACAACCGGAAGTGA
- a CDS encoding helix-turn-helix domain-containing protein: MSAADDSTNTTELAPGENLAVLRKARALTQAQLARKANISLSLLSKIEIGDRALTPAAAAAVGKAMGLSMAEVQGKATVAKREEQDLVELRAALRDYDLPTDGAPTGPRLKANLATVQRYRKKVDVSRLLRALPTLLRDATGYAYTANTTQAWADLSQVYSTVYWLAARHRWMDMAELAVTRQRWAVEQKPTPMAAAVAARDRAGTYLNFGDVERGLGVVDRAIAEAQRDLAGTDQDLAICILNLRGMTLAGRLPDKKEARREADRHIRSAVAAADGLGNRDRQVLGLTAGPQNTVLHQLATYVDLGRPQEALGLVDVLPAALDGLPPTRVAPTHISMARAQLDMGDRDGALRSLASAWDVAPQLARIHPMGREVFRVLSSLHRRGNPELNRLARMAGMAL; this comes from the coding sequence ATGAGTGCTGCTGATGACTCCACGAACACGACGGAGCTTGCGCCCGGTGAGAACCTGGCGGTGCTCCGGAAAGCACGTGCGCTGACACAGGCGCAGTTGGCGAGAAAGGCAAACATCTCCCTCTCATTGCTTTCCAAGATCGAAATTGGGGATCGCGCGCTGACCCCGGCTGCGGCGGCGGCCGTGGGCAAAGCGATGGGACTCAGCATGGCGGAGGTGCAGGGGAAAGCTACTGTCGCGAAGCGGGAAGAGCAGGACCTCGTGGAGCTGCGGGCTGCTCTTCGCGACTACGACCTGCCGACGGACGGTGCGCCGACGGGGCCTCGACTCAAAGCCAATCTGGCTACGGTGCAGCGGTATCGGAAGAAGGTCGACGTCTCGCGTCTGCTGCGAGCATTGCCTACGTTGCTCAGGGATGCCACCGGCTACGCCTACACAGCCAACACCACCCAGGCATGGGCGGATCTCTCCCAGGTGTACAGCACTGTGTACTGGCTGGCGGCGCGGCACCGTTGGATGGACATGGCTGAGCTGGCAGTTACCCGGCAGCGGTGGGCTGTTGAACAGAAGCCCACCCCTATGGCGGCTGCGGTTGCCGCGCGGGACCGGGCCGGGACCTATCTGAACTTCGGAGATGTCGAGCGGGGGCTCGGTGTCGTCGACCGTGCGATCGCGGAAGCACAGCGAGATCTCGCTGGAACGGATCAGGACTTGGCCATCTGCATCCTGAACCTGAGGGGGATGACGCTTGCCGGGCGGCTGCCCGACAAGAAGGAGGCCAGGCGGGAGGCCGACCGGCATATTCGGTCTGCCGTTGCTGCCGCCGACGGGCTCGGCAACCGGGACCGCCAAGTACTCGGACTGACGGCGGGACCACAGAACACCGTCCTGCACCAACTGGCCACCTATGTGGACCTTGGGAGGCCCCAGGAAGCCCTGGGGTTGGTGGACGTGCTCCCCGCCGCGCTGGATGGCCTGCCGCCGACCCGGGTGGCGCCGACCCACATCAGTATGGCGCGGGCACAGCTCGACATGGGGGACCGGGACGGAGCGCTGCGGAGCCTGGCCTCGGCATGGGATGTGGCCCCGCAGCTGGCCCGGATTCATCCCATGGGCCGGGAGGTGTTCCGGGTGCTGTCCTCGTTGCACCGGCGGGGCAATCCGGAGCTGAACCGACTGGCCAGGATGGCGGGGATGGCGCTCTGA
- a CDS encoding MerR family transcriptional regulator has product MPRLTIGAFARVTRLSAKALRHYDELGLLRPARVDPFTGYRFYDESQVERARLVVWLRRIGMPLAGVHEICELYGTEPAAAAKAVRAYWSRVEAETAARRDLALFLVDELSRPDEETTVTTLMIRHAARTDRGLVRERDQDTACAGHRLLAVADGYGTEGDRAGAAAVAALKDLDRAPGSTAPGSLRAGDLLNALEDAVDRANAEIGGLDGSGTTLTAMVWTGSRLALVHIGDSRAYLLRDGGFFRITHDHTVVQSMIDAGTLTEAEAAGHPQRTLLLRALDGGTDSARPDLRLHEARPGDRYLLCSDGLFTVVPDETIRHTLTESPDPDTAVDTLISLAHASGAPDNIACVVADVSLLRELDPAS; this is encoded by the coding sequence ATGCCGCGGCTGACGATCGGGGCGTTCGCCCGGGTGACCCGGCTCTCGGCGAAGGCCCTGCGCCACTACGACGAACTCGGGCTGCTGCGCCCGGCGCGCGTCGACCCGTTCACCGGCTACCGCTTCTACGACGAGTCCCAGGTGGAACGGGCCCGGCTGGTGGTGTGGCTGCGGCGGATCGGGATGCCGCTCGCGGGCGTCCATGAGATCTGCGAGCTGTACGGGACGGAGCCCGCCGCCGCGGCGAAGGCCGTACGGGCCTACTGGTCACGGGTGGAGGCGGAGACCGCCGCCCGTCGTGACCTGGCGCTCTTCCTCGTCGATGAGCTGTCCCGACCGGACGAGGAGACCACTGTGACCACCCTGATGATCCGCCATGCCGCCCGCACCGACCGGGGGCTGGTGCGCGAGCGGGACCAGGACACCGCCTGTGCCGGACACCGGCTGCTCGCCGTCGCCGACGGCTACGGCACCGAGGGGGACCGGGCGGGGGCGGCGGCCGTCGCCGCGCTGAAGGACCTTGACCGGGCGCCCGGAAGCACGGCCCCGGGCTCCCTGCGCGCCGGTGACCTGCTCAACGCCCTGGAGGACGCCGTCGACCGCGCCAACGCCGAGATCGGCGGCCTCGACGGCTCCGGCACCACCCTGACCGCCATGGTGTGGACGGGGTCCCGGCTCGCGCTCGTCCATATCGGGGACTCCCGTGCCTATCTGCTGCGCGACGGCGGGTTCTTCCGGATCACCCATGACCACACCGTGGTCCAGTCGATGATCGACGCGGGAACCCTGACGGAGGCGGAGGCGGCCGGGCACCCCCAGCGCACGCTGCTGCTGCGCGCCCTGGACGGCGGCACGGACTCCGCCCGCCCGGACCTCCGGCTGCACGAGGCCCGCCCCGGCGACCGCTATCTCCTCTGCTCGGACGGCCTGTTCACGGTGGTCCCGGACGAGACCATCCGCCACACCCTCACCGAGTCCCCCGACCCCGACACGGCCGTGGACACCCTGATCTCCCTCGCCCACGCCTCCGGCGCCCCCGACAACATCGCCTGCGTCGTCGCGGACGTCTCCCTCCTCCGCGAACTGGACCCCGCGTCCTGA
- a CDS encoding DUF4239 domain-containing protein — translation MSEWLVLTIAMAAAGAVVVAVVLLSHRRRAAAAGDDPKGPEEIEEVETPDVLEYMTMMVGVVYAIVLGLAIAGVWEARGSAQADVQREAQALHEISQRATVLPRDAREELREDIDAYVSHVVRTEWKHMIEQEELTQRGDELLAEIREDIALRTPTNELEAQTYQPMLERVSVVSDARTTRAENAASTLPGVVWFGLIIGALVTVGLIFTMRMGRSGRELLLAGLFSALIAFLLFMVWDFDAPFGRSGTDTAEVFEQLFPGAV, via the coding sequence ATGTCCGAATGGCTGGTCCTGACCATCGCGATGGCCGCCGCCGGTGCGGTCGTCGTCGCCGTCGTCCTGCTCAGCCATCGCAGACGCGCCGCCGCCGCGGGCGACGACCCCAAGGGGCCCGAGGAGATCGAGGAGGTCGAGACGCCCGACGTCCTCGAATACATGACGATGATGGTCGGCGTCGTCTACGCGATCGTCCTCGGCCTGGCCATCGCCGGTGTCTGGGAGGCCCGCGGCTCCGCCCAGGCCGATGTGCAGCGCGAGGCCCAGGCGCTCCACGAGATCTCCCAGCGGGCCACCGTGCTGCCGCGCGACGCCCGCGAGGAGCTGCGCGAGGACATCGACGCCTATGTCTCCCATGTGGTGCGCACCGAGTGGAAGCACATGATCGAGCAGGAGGAGCTGACCCAGCGCGGGGACGAGCTGCTCGCCGAGATCCGCGAGGACATCGCCCTGCGCACCCCCACGAACGAGCTGGAGGCCCAGACCTACCAGCCGATGCTGGAACGGGTGTCCGTGGTGAGCGACGCCCGGACCACCCGCGCGGAGAACGCGGCCTCGACCCTGCCCGGGGTGGTCTGGTTCGGGCTGATCATCGGCGCCTTGGTCACCGTGGGGTTGATCTTCACCATGCGGATGGGCAGAAGCGGCCGTGAGCTGCTGCTCGCGGGGCTCTTCAGCGCGCTGATCGCGTTCCTGCTCTTCATGGTGTGGGACTTCGACGCGCCCTTCGGCCGCTCGGGGACCGATACGGCCGAGGTCTTCGAGCAGCTCTTCCCCGGAGCCGTCTGA
- a CDS encoding LLM class flavin-dependent oxidoreductase, giving the protein MQFGIFTVGDVTTDPTTGRTPSEHERIKATLAIAQKAEEVGLDVFATGEHHNPPFVPSSPTTLLGHVAARTENLILSTSTTLITTNDPVKIAEDYAYLQHLADGRVDLMMGRGNTGPVYPWFGQDIRQGIPLAIENYALLRRLWREDVVDWEGKFRTPLQGFTATPRPLDGVPPFVWHGSIRSPEIAEQAAYYGDGFFHNNIFWPMSHTQKMVELYRKRYAHYGHGTPEQAIVGLGGQVFMRRNAQDAIREFRPYFDNAPVYGHGPSLEDFSEQTPLTVGTPEQVIERTLTFREAVGDYQRQLFLVDHAGLPLKTVLEQIDLLGEEVVPVLRKEFESLRPAGVPASAPLHPAVAARNAARSGASTAGAADTTSTTSTAGTAATTSTAKEA; this is encoded by the coding sequence ATGCAGTTCGGCATCTTCACCGTCGGTGACGTCACCACCGATCCGACCACCGGGCGTACGCCGAGCGAGCACGAGCGGATCAAGGCGACTCTGGCCATCGCGCAGAAGGCGGAGGAGGTCGGTCTGGACGTGTTCGCGACCGGCGAGCACCACAACCCGCCGTTCGTGCCCTCGTCCCCGACCACCCTGCTGGGTCATGTCGCGGCCCGGACCGAGAACCTGATCCTGTCCACCTCCACCACGCTGATCACCACCAATGACCCGGTGAAGATCGCGGAGGACTACGCCTATCTCCAGCACCTGGCGGACGGCCGGGTCGACCTGATGATGGGCCGGGGCAACACCGGGCCGGTCTACCCCTGGTTCGGCCAGGACATCCGGCAGGGCATCCCGCTGGCGATCGAGAACTACGCGCTGCTGCGCAGGCTGTGGCGCGAGGACGTGGTGGACTGGGAGGGCAAGTTCCGTACGCCGCTCCAGGGCTTCACCGCGACCCCGCGTCCGCTGGACGGCGTCCCGCCGTTCGTCTGGCACGGCTCGATCCGTTCCCCGGAGATCGCGGAACAGGCCGCCTACTACGGTGACGGCTTCTTCCACAACAACATCTTCTGGCCCATGAGCCACACCCAGAAGATGGTCGAGCTGTACCGGAAGCGGTACGCGCACTACGGTCACGGCACCCCCGAGCAGGCCATCGTCGGCCTGGGCGGCCAGGTGTTCATGCGGAGGAACGCGCAGGACGCGATCCGGGAGTTCCGTCCGTACTTCGACAACGCGCCGGTCTACGGACACGGGCCCTCGCTGGAGGACTTCAGCGAGCAGACCCCGCTGACCGTGGGGACGCCGGAGCAGGTCATCGAGCGGACGCTGACGTTCCGTGAGGCTGTCGGCGACTACCAGCGCCAGCTCTTCCTGGTCGACCACGCGGGTCTGCCGCTGAAGACGGTGCTGGAGCAGATCGACCTGCTGGGCGAGGAGGTCGTCCCGGTGCTGCGCAAGGAGTTCGAGAGCCTGCGGCCCGCGGGGGTCCCGGCGAGCGCTCCGCTGCACCCGGCGGTCGCCGCGCGCAACGCCGCCCGCAGCGGCGCGAGTACGGCCGGTGCGGCCGACACCACGAGCACCACGAGCACGGCCGGCACCGCGGCCACCACGAGCACCGCGAAGGAGGCATGA
- a CDS encoding NADPH-dependent FMN reductase, producing the protein MLGEESEGGAVPPLRVAVVVGSTREGRVAERAGRWFAERAGERTGLELSIVDLLDFDFPARYPDRPTGPMREFAERVGDAEAYVVVTPEYNRSFPAVLKQAIDYAYDEWHAKPVGFVSYGYGSRGLYAVEQLRTVFTELHTVTLRNGVGLDLLEEGWADGERAVQRMLRQLLWWGLALREARAARPYVA; encoded by the coding sequence GTGCTGGGGGAGGAGTCCGAGGGCGGGGCGGTGCCGCCGCTGCGGGTCGCGGTGGTCGTCGGGAGCACCCGGGAGGGCCGGGTCGCCGAGCGCGCGGGCCGGTGGTTCGCGGAGCGGGCCGGTGAGCGTACCGGGCTGGAGCTGTCGATCGTCGATCTGCTCGACTTCGACTTCCCGGCCCGCTATCCCGACCGGCCCACCGGCCCGATGCGGGAGTTCGCGGAACGGGTCGGGGACGCCGAGGCGTATGTGGTCGTCACCCCCGAGTACAACCGCTCGTTCCCCGCGGTGCTGAAGCAGGCCATCGACTACGCCTACGACGAGTGGCATGCCAAACCGGTCGGCTTCGTCAGCTACGGCTATGGCTCCCGGGGGTTGTACGCGGTCGAGCAGCTACGGACGGTCTTCACCGAGTTGCACACTGTGACGCTGCGTAACGGTGTCGGTCTGGACCTCCTGGAGGAGGGGTGGGCGGACGGCGAGCGGGCGGTGCAGCGGATGCTCCGGCAGCTCCTCTGGTGGGGGCTGGCGCTCCGGGAGGCGCGAGCGGCCCGGCCCTATGTCGCCTGA
- a CDS encoding daunorubicin resistance protein DrrA family ABC transporter ATP-binding protein — protein sequence MSTELAIETKGLVKVFGEKRAVDGVDLSVPAGTVYGVLGPNGAGKTTTVKMLATLLRPDGGEARIFGRDVLTEADAVRRRVSLTGQYASVDEDLTGTENLVLLARLLGYSSRVARERAAAMLEAFGLTDAEGRQVKNYSGGMRRRIDIAASILSTPDLLFLDEPTTGLDPRSRNQVWDIVRTVVAHGTTVLLTTQYLDEADQLASRIAVIDHGRVIAEGTKGELKASVGPGTVQLRLRDAGQRPEARRVLAAVLGTEVQQDADPVALTARIGAHDGRHGAAEQAGRALAELARAGITVDNFSLGQPSLDEVFLALTDSGAAAVSTTAGTTTTETHEKKGAAV from the coding sequence ATGAGTACAGAACTCGCCATCGAGACGAAGGGCCTGGTGAAGGTCTTCGGTGAGAAGCGGGCCGTCGACGGCGTCGATCTCTCCGTGCCCGCCGGCACGGTCTACGGAGTCCTCGGTCCGAACGGCGCCGGGAAGACCACCACGGTGAAGATGCTCGCCACCCTGCTGCGGCCGGACGGCGGCGAGGCGCGGATCTTCGGCAGGGATGTGCTGACGGAGGCCGACGCCGTGCGCCGCAGGGTTAGCCTCACCGGCCAGTACGCCTCGGTCGACGAGGACCTCACCGGCACCGAGAATCTCGTTCTCCTCGCCCGGCTGCTCGGGTACTCCTCGCGGGTCGCCCGGGAGCGGGCGGCGGCGATGCTGGAGGCGTTCGGGCTGACCGACGCGGAGGGCCGCCAGGTCAAGAACTACTCGGGCGGGATGCGGCGCCGGATCGACATCGCGGCGTCCATCCTCAGCACTCCCGATCTGCTCTTCCTGGACGAGCCGACCACGGGGCTCGACCCGCGCAGCCGCAACCAGGTCTGGGACATCGTCCGCACGGTCGTCGCCCACGGCACCACGGTGCTGCTGACGACGCAGTATCTCGACGAGGCCGATCAACTGGCCTCCCGGATCGCCGTGATCGACCACGGCCGGGTGATCGCCGAGGGGACCAAGGGCGAGCTGAAGGCGTCCGTCGGCCCGGGCACCGTCCAGTTGCGGCTGCGGGACGCCGGGCAGCGGCCCGAGGCCCGGCGGGTGCTGGCCGCCGTGCTCGGCACCGAGGTGCAGCAGGACGCCGACCCGGTCGCGCTGACCGCCCGGATCGGTGCGCACGACGGGCGGCACGGGGCGGCCGAGCAGGCCGGGAGGGCGCTGGCGGAGCTGGCCCGCGCGGGCATCACCGTCGACAACTTCTCGCTGGGGCAGCCCAGCCTGGACGAGGTCTTCCTCGCCCTGACCGACAGCGGTGCGGCGGCCGTCTCCACCACGGCCGGGACCACCACCACCGAGACGCACGAGAAGAAGGGAGCGGCTGTATGA